CGCTCGCCGGTGTAGCCGGTGCGGCAGACGACCACGCCGACGTCCTCATCGCCGACGCTGATGCGGGTGTGGGTGAAGCTCATGTAGTCGTGGCCGGTCGGCATCCCGGCGTCGACGAGCACGGCGTCGGCGGCCGGTCCCTGCACGGCCAGCACCGCGTGGTCGTGGTGCTGGTCGAGCACCTCGACCCCGTCGGGTGCGGCGGCAGCCAGGCGGCGTACGACCTCGGCGGTATTGGCGGCGTTGGGCACCAGCAGCAGTTCCTGGTCGGAGACGAGGTAGACGATCAGGTCGTCGACCACGCCGCCGGTCGCGTCGTCGCAGCACAACGTGTACTGCGCCTGGCCGGGGCCGATCCGCTCGAGGTCGTTGGTCAGCGTCGCGTTGACGTACGCCGCCGCGCCCGGACCGCGTACGACGACCTTGCCGAGGTGGCTGACGTCGAAGATCCCTGCCGCCGCCCGGACCGCCTTGTGCTCGGCCACGATGCCGCCTGCGTACTCCAGTGGCATCTCCCACCCGCCGAACGGAGCCGTCTTCGCGCCCAGCGCAGCGTGCCGTTCGTGCAGCGGGGAGCGGTGCAGGTCGGACTGCCCAGCAGGCGTGGAGGAGGTGGCCATGGCGCAACGGTAGTCCTCGTGAGGCCCCGGACACCGGTGCGTAGAGTGCTCAGCAGTGCCCGCCCGCCGACGCGTCGTCCGACGCCCGAGGAGTCGAGAAGCCCCGTGACCAGCTACATCGTTCGCAAGGCCAGC
The nucleotide sequence above comes from Nocardioides massiliensis. Encoded proteins:
- the gcvT gene encoding glycine cleavage system aminomethyltransferase GcvT: MATSSTPAGQSDLHRSPLHERHAALGAKTAPFGGWEMPLEYAGGIVAEHKAVRAAAGIFDVSHLGKVVVRGPGAAAYVNATLTNDLERIGPGQAQYTLCCDDATGGVVDDLIVYLVSDQELLLVPNAANTAEVVRRLAAAAPDGVEVLDQHHDHAVLAVQGPAADAVLVDAGMPTGHDYMSFTHTRISVGDEDVGVVVCRTGYTGERGYELLAPAGAAVALWDLLLAAGEDHAMVPCGLGARDTLRTEMGYPLHGQDIGPDVTPVQGRIGWAVGWRKPAFWGREVLLAEKERGPERVLRGIRAVGRGIPRPGMAVRDAEGREAGTVTSGTFSPSLRAGVGLALLAASVAEGDEVSVDVRGRAEAFSVQRPPFVDAAPR